Proteins from a single region of Streptomyces sp. Tu 3180:
- a CDS encoding DUF4388 domain-containing protein, with amino-acid sequence MTTAARADGSAPDLLGTLAADRATGALSTESGVLYLSAGQVVHVESAHSPDVGDLLTRSGAVARDGWWEAVERAGARHRVGRQLVDNGRLTAGALELCHLGALFDAAYFALPPDGTALRFRPGVAHWFGSVRPVPVATVLRESWRRRDLLHRIWPDPAVDTAPLTRVPGVDPADLPPRRGRAFALVDGGRTAAQIASALACRTFHTLVELRRLAADGLVTPAPPPPAAPVHPVPGEGGSAWDEPDTALLRRLLDALEAL; translated from the coding sequence ATGACCACGGCGGCGCGTGCGGACGGATCCGCCCCGGACCTGCTCGGCACCCTCGCGGCCGACCGCGCCACCGGAGCGCTCTCCACGGAGTCCGGCGTCCTCTACCTCTCGGCGGGACAGGTCGTCCACGTCGAGTCCGCCCACAGCCCCGACGTCGGGGACCTGCTCACCCGCAGCGGTGCCGTCGCCCGGGACGGGTGGTGGGAGGCGGTCGAGCGGGCCGGGGCCCGGCACCGCGTCGGCCGCCAGCTGGTGGACAACGGGCGTCTCACCGCCGGCGCGCTCGAACTGTGCCATCTGGGCGCGCTCTTCGACGCGGCGTACTTCGCACTCCCTCCCGACGGCACCGCGCTCCGCTTCCGCCCCGGAGTCGCGCACTGGTTCGGCTCGGTCCGCCCCGTACCGGTGGCGACGGTGCTGCGCGAGTCCTGGCGGCGCCGCGACCTGCTGCACCGCATCTGGCCCGACCCGGCCGTGGACACCGCCCCGCTCACCCGCGTGCCCGGCGTCGACCCCGCCGACCTGCCGCCCCGCCGCGGCCGCGCGTTCGCCCTGGTCGACGGCGGCCGCACCGCCGCACAGATCGCCTCGGCCCTGGCGTGCCGCACCTTCCACACCCTCGTCGAACTGCGCCGCCTCGCCGCCGACGGACTGGTCACCCCCGCGCCGCCCCCGCCCGCCGCGCCCGTCCACCCCGTCCCCGGCGAGGGCGGCTCGGCGTGGGACGAGCCCGACACAGCGCTGCTGAGACGGCTCCTGGACGCCTTGGAGGCACTGTGA
- a CDS encoding globin domain-containing protein, whose product MLSEESAAVVRATLPAVAGALDEITTRFYDTMFHDRPELLDGMFNRGNQASGAQRRALAGSIAGFAGALLADPDTRPDALLSRIAHKHAAVGITDDQYTIVHKYLFGAIAEVLGEAVTPEVAAAWDEVYWLMAGALIAREARLYHDAGVAPGDVWRRWTVVERHEETDDVVSFLLRPADGGPAPRARAGQYVSVRVLMPDGVHQLRQYSLSSDPGDELRRITVERVAGADGAPDGEVSNLLHERTGTGDELILSAPFGDVALDDADTPLVLVSAGIGCTPMVGMLARLAALGSTRRVLVLHADGSPAEHALRAETREAVDGLPDAEAVFWYERPGAEEPDARSGLMDLTGIDVPADATVYLCGPLPFMRTVRGRLLGAGVPARNIRYEVFGPDLWLPGAA is encoded by the coding sequence ATGCTGTCCGAAGAATCCGCCGCAGTGGTGCGGGCCACCCTGCCCGCCGTGGCCGGAGCGCTCGACGAGATCACCACGCGTTTCTACGACACCATGTTCCACGACCGGCCCGAGCTGCTGGACGGGATGTTCAACCGGGGCAACCAGGCCAGCGGGGCCCAGCGCCGGGCCCTGGCCGGGTCCATCGCCGGTTTCGCGGGCGCGCTGCTCGCCGACCCGGACACCCGGCCGGACGCCCTGCTGTCCCGGATCGCCCACAAGCACGCCGCGGTCGGGATCACCGACGACCAGTACACGATCGTGCACAAGTACCTGTTCGGTGCGATCGCCGAGGTGCTGGGCGAGGCGGTGACCCCCGAGGTCGCGGCCGCCTGGGACGAGGTGTACTGGCTGATGGCCGGGGCCCTCATCGCCCGGGAGGCGCGCCTGTACCACGACGCCGGCGTCGCACCGGGCGACGTCTGGCGCCGCTGGACGGTCGTCGAACGCCATGAGGAGACGGACGACGTGGTGTCGTTCCTGCTGCGCCCCGCCGACGGCGGGCCCGCGCCGCGCGCCCGGGCGGGCCAGTACGTCAGCGTGCGGGTGCTCATGCCCGACGGGGTGCACCAGCTGCGCCAGTACAGCCTGTCCTCCGACCCCGGCGACGAGCTGCGCCGCATCACCGTCGAGCGGGTCGCCGGCGCGGACGGCGCACCCGACGGCGAGGTCTCCAACCTGCTGCACGAGCGCACGGGCACCGGGGACGAACTCATCCTCTCCGCGCCCTTCGGGGACGTGGCGCTGGACGACGCCGACACCCCCCTGGTCCTGGTCTCGGCCGGCATCGGCTGCACTCCCATGGTGGGCATGCTCGCCCGGCTGGCCGCCCTCGGCTCCACCCGCCGGGTGCTCGTGCTGCACGCCGACGGCTCGCCGGCCGAGCACGCCCTGCGCGCCGAGACCCGCGAGGCGGTGGACGGGCTGCCCGACGCGGAGGCGGTCTTCTGGTACGAGCGTCCCGGTGCCGAGGAGCCCGACGCCCGCAGCGGGCTGATGGACCTGACCGGGATCGACGTCCCGGCGGACGCGACGGTGTACCTGTGCGGCCCGCTGCCGTTCATGCGCACCGTGCGCGGCCGGCTGCTCGGCGCCGGTGTCCCCGCCCGCAACATCCGCTACGAGGTCTTCGGCCCCGACCTGTGGCTGCCCGGCGCGGCCTGA
- a CDS encoding roadblock/LC7 domain-containing protein, which yields MAVETDVLDELRRLRTRVPRLTGSLAATVDGLVLAHDAPDTEPEGLAALTAAALGVAHRMTDAAARGDFRELLVRGTQGYIATYAAGTTAVLTLLADDRVNVGRLHLEGRRSGARIADLVDIRVGPGGGRHADRTSTAEHPAPPPDPARRIGTLPVRTPQRPAPRPQTGG from the coding sequence ATGGCCGTCGAGACCGACGTGCTGGACGAACTGCGTCGGCTCCGCACCCGCGTACCCCGGCTGACGGGCTCCCTCGCGGCCACCGTCGACGGACTCGTCCTGGCCCACGACGCACCGGACACCGAACCGGAGGGACTGGCCGCGCTCACCGCCGCCGCGCTGGGGGTCGCCCACCGCATGACGGACGCCGCCGCCCGCGGCGACTTCCGGGAGCTCCTGGTGCGCGGCACCCAGGGCTACATCGCCACCTACGCGGCCGGCACCACCGCCGTCCTCACCCTCCTCGCCGACGACCGGGTCAACGTGGGCCGGCTGCACCTGGAGGGCCGGCGCAGCGGCGCCCGGATCGCGGACCTCGTCGACATCCGCGTCGGTCCGGGCGGGGGCCGGCACGCCGACCGGACCTCGACCGCGGAACACCCCGCGCCGCCCCCGGACCCGGCCCGCCGCATCGGCACCCTCCCGGTGCGGACCCCGCAGCGGCCCGCGCCCCGCCCCCAGACCGGCGGCTGA